Proteins from a genomic interval of Rhipicephalus microplus isolate Deutch F79 chromosome 6, USDA_Rmic, whole genome shotgun sequence:
- the LOC142765739 gene encoding uncharacterized protein LOC142765739 isoform X1 → MTRNQAMHPPEVDAPRRVVNASHRTQLGRCPWFSTSPSMTCIFVYIALLLYAFFSFCITNIDATVVLAEPSLPPSRSPGPGSCSDPPLSFRADVLNEASYSQCPAPIAVQQTRPPSITETAAYLGPAPRSRPRERKIKVSQARSERIFSLPKRRVIVAKNMPEGGLGPLYWSRVGLNDLDFRKMIYEVLRRTYELSGEKRAVVTRLPHNRIEMSPGPFYGQGAIPSARRDASEDTPETRRPVFGSKEFWTSMRDLIRVRDVNLKPDEMFDFALERSPKKPLLQVAVSVPGNSVLNSLAPPIVQERVSGQQRQIDALLGLFKSLGPMSVFDYHEAHHREENGVRTDTGFLVLRCWLVTEALPYFAEGGLSKKCTHLRRVLREL, encoded by the coding sequence ATGACACGGAATCAAGCAATGCATCCTCCTGAAGTGGACGCTCCGAGACGCGTCGTCAACGCATCCCACCGCACCCAGCTGGGGCGTTGTCCTTGGTTCAGCACGTCACCCTCGATGACGTGCATCTTCGTGTACATCGCGTTGTTGTTGTACGCTTTCTTCTCCTTCTGCATCACCAACATTGACGCCACCGTGGTTCTGGCAGAACCATCTTTGCCGCCATCGAGATCCCCCGGCCCGGGGTCGTGCAGTGATCCCCCTCTTTCTTTTCGCGCTGACGTCTTGAACGAAGCTTCCTACAGCCAGTGCCCCGCCCCAATCGCTGTCCAGCAGACGAGACCACCCTCAATCACAGAGACTGCTGCGTATCTTGGTCCGGCGCCAAGATCGCGGCCTCGGGAGCGCAAGATCAAGGTCAGCCAGGCTCGGTCCGAAAGAATCTTCTCGCTACCGAAGAGGCGTGTTATCGTCGCCAAGAATATGCCGGAGGGTGGGCTAGGGCCGTTGTACTGGAGCAGGGTAGGGTTGAACGACCTCGACTTCCGGAAGATGATTTATGAGGTCCTGCGACGCACCTACGAACTCTCAGGGGAGAAGCGTGCCGTGGTGACACGTCTTCCTCATAACCGCATCGAGATGTCACCTGGCCCGTTCTATGGGCAGGGCGCGATTCCATCGGCACGTAGGGACGCTTCAGAGGACACGCCGGAGACCCGCAGGCCGGTCTTCGGAAGCAAGGAGTTTTGGACGTCCATGCGCGACTTGATCCGAGTCCGGGATGTAAACCTCAAACCTGACGAAATGTTCGACTTCGCCCTGGAGCGATCGCCGAAGAAACCGCTCCTCCAAGTGGCAGTAAGTGTTCCCGGCAATAGCGTGTTGAATTCGCTTGCCCCGCCCATAGTCCAAGAACGCGTTAGCGGCCAACAGCGCCAAATAGATGCGCTTCTTGGTTTGTTCAAATCACTAGGCCCGATGAGCGTCTTCGATTACCATGAGGCCCACCACCGCGAAGAAAATGGTGTGCGAACGGATACGGGGTTCTTAGTGCTGCGCTGCTGGTTGGTTACGGAAGCCTTACCATATTTCGCAGAGGGCGGCCTTTCGAAGAAATGCACCCACCTCAGGCGGGTGCTTCGCGAGTTGTAG